AAATTAAAGTCAAAATCAAAAAATTTTTCTTCAAGGATCCTTGCTACTTTATTTTCATTTGAAAAAATTATTCCCAATAAGAATGTAGATGTTAACACTACTATTATCAATATTTTTATTTTTTCTTTATTGATTGAGAATATTTTTGGTTTTGTCATAAACACTCCTTTGTTCTTATTAATTTGCTTTTCTTTTTCTAGTAAATCTAACAAGTCCAAATATTAATATTATTGTTGGAAGAATAATTAAGTTAACAATTATTAATGAAAACTTTGCATTGACCATTTCGTTTGAAGAGCTTGCAAATTTTAATTTAGCTCGTACCTCTCTGGACTTAATATTAAAAAATTCTTCCTTTTGCATTAAATAATCCGAAATTCTTCCTGATAGTTCAAAGTTTGATGGAGACCCGTTGTACATATAATCGCTAAATATCATGCTTGATCCTGTTAGGATTATTTTAGAATTTTTGGAATATTGATCTTTATAAGGACTTTTAATTTTTCCTTCAATTGCATATCCTAGTATTTTAGTTTTATTCTCTTCAAATTTATTTGGAACTTCAAATGCATTCAAAGATATGTTTGAAAGGTTAGGTTCTTTAACTTGCCATGATTGTTTGGAACTTGCAAATAGAGGTAAAAATTTTACTTCTGTTTCATCTTTTTTTATAAGTTCTAATGAGCTGCTCCAAGGAATTGTAGCGGTATAAAAATTTTTAAGCAATGGCATGTCTTTTTTTACAATATTGCTTTTGTCTATTAAGATCCATGGATAGTAAGTTTGGAAATTGCCACCCAAAAAGATTGTGGGCGCTCTTTTATCAAGAATAATATTATCGTTGTATTTTATCCCATAACTTTCAAATAGATCAAATAGGCTGGATTTAATAGGAGTTATGCCATATGGATTTTGAGGATTGTAGTCAATTGTGCTTGTTGCAACAAATATTTTTCCATCATTAACAATAAAATCGTCAATTTTTTTTGCAATTTCTTCGTCAATTTCTTTAGCGCCAATAATGAATAATCCATTTATATCTTTTCTAATGTCTTCTAATTTTTCAGTTTTTAAATCTATTTCTTTTATTTCAATTCCAAATGCTTTTTTCATTATTTCGGAAAAGTTTTTATGTGCTTCTTTTAAAGTGCTGTCTCCAAAAGCAAGTCCTAAAACTTTTTTGGTATTATTTATTAGTTTGTCAAGTCCATTTGCAAGGTCATATTCTAGATTGCTGATTTCTGTTACAACCGGTATTACTTCTCTTTTTCCCTCGTAAATAATCTCAATTCCTGAGTATATTTTGAGTATTGAAAGCTGATTAATATCTCTTAAGTCGATTTGCTGAGAGGGAATACCAATGTGCTCTAATGGTGTTGAAATTTTATCAGCGTCAATTTCTTTATAAATTACCTTACATTTTGAAGCATCAGAAAAACTTATTAAAAAATTTTTTATTTGGTTTGGAAAAGCAAAATAGTTTTCAAGGCTTCCTGAATTGTAATATGTTATATATATTGTTTCATTTGCACTTGAGAACAAATTTTTTGTAACTTTAGATATTGTAAAAGCTTTGTGTTTTGTAAAGTCTATTTTAAAAATGRAAATAGATATATTACAAAAAATCAAAAAGATTATTGTAAGGTTCAAAGTTAGGTTTAAAACTTCATTTTCTTTGTTTTTCATAAATTTATCTCCATTTTTTTAGTGTTATGCTGTGTGTGCTTAGTATTAGAAATGTGACTGTGAATGTAATAAAATAAATAAAGTCTGATAAGTTTAATATACCCATATTAAAATAGCTAAAGTGATTGGTTATTGAAACAAAATTAAGTATTTCTCCTATTATATTTTCTTTTCCAAAGATCATAACCAATTTCCCAGAAAATAGTATTAATATCAGTGTAAATACGGTAAGAATGTAAGAGACTATTTGGCTTTTTGTAATGGAGGATATAAATGTTCCCATGCTTAGCACAGAAAGAGAATAAAGAATTATTCCTAGATATTGAAGCAATATTATCCCAAGATCAAATTCGCCCATGAAAATTGTCATTATTGTAAGAGGTAGGGTAAGTGAGAATAGTATTAAGGTAAATATTTTAAGCGTAATAAATTTGCCCAAGACTATCTCTTGAGGACTTAGCGGTAGAGCATAAAGAAGTTCAATGCTTCCTGTTTTGTGTTCTTCTGAGAATACTCCCATGCTAAGTGCTGGCAGTACCAACATTAAAATAATAGGCATTGAAGAGAAATAAGAGGTAAGAGATGCATTGTCTTTAATAAAAAATCCTGATAAAAAAATAAATGAAAAGTTTATGAATATTAAAAAAAATAGCATCACAACGTATGCAGTTGGGGTTCCAAATAATATTTTTAGTTCTTTTTTAGAAAGCGATAAAGATTGCTTTAAATCTATTTTCATTTTTCTCTCTCCTTGGTTAATTTGCTAAATATCTTTTCAAGGCTTTCATGTTTTGGAATCATTGCTTTTAAGATTATATTATTTTTTACTATGTAGCTAAAGAGATCTTCTTCTGTTTTGCCTTGAGATAGTTTTAATGAAATATTTAAGTCTTTTTCGTGTTCTTCAAGCTTTATTAATGAAAAAATATCATTTTTGCTGTTGAAAATTTTTTTCTCATTTTCAGATTTTTTTGAAACTATTAATTCTATTTCAATCTCTTTAAGTTTATTTTTAATAATATTTTCTTTTGTGTCATCAGCAACAATTACTCCGTTGTTGACAATAATTATTCTTTTACAAATAGATTCTACTTCGCTTAGTATGTGCGAAGAGAATAATATTGTACTTTCTTTTGCAAGTTCTCTTAAAAATTCTTTAAATTCAATTATTTGATTTGGATCAAGACCGTTTGTTGGCTCATCAAGTATTACAAGTTTAGGATTGTTTATTAAAGCGCCAGCTATTCCTACTCTTTGTCTAAATCCTTTTGAAAGTTGAGAAATCAGCTTATCTTCAACCTCTTTTAATTTGAATATGCTTATTACTCTGTCAATTTCTTTTTTTAATTTTTTAACACCTTTTATTTCTGATATAAACTTTAAATATTCTTTAACAGAAAGCTCTGGATAAAGAGCTAGTTTTTCAGGAACATATCCTATTTGCTGTAGTATTTCTTTCGAATGCTCTACAATGTCTTTTCCAAAAATTTTTACATTACCTTTGCTTGGATAATGAAATGATGTTAAGATTTTGATTAATGTGGACTTTCCGGCTCCGTTTGGGCCAAGTATACCAAGTACTTCGCCTTCTTCAACCTTAAAGCTAACATTAAATAGTGCTGTAAATGGCCCATACATTTTAGTAACTTTTTCTACATTTATCATATACCCTCCTATTTAATAATAAAGTTATTTTTGTTTGCTTCAAGCCTCATTCCATCTCTTGTTAAAAAAATTTCTCCGTCTGGATGTTCCAATTTTGCCTCCTTTAGTAAGTTTTCAAGATCTTTTCTTAATGTATATCTTTCACTAAAATGGATAAGTCCTGTTTGTAAAACTTTTGCTTGCTTGACAATATTTGCAGCCCCGCCAGCTGTTAAGTGAAGTTTTTTATCGGCTTCTTTTTTTAGCTCATTTTTAAATGTGCTCTCAATTATTACAAGGTTAAAATTTTTGATTTGCTGTATGAGTTCTTTAAAATAACCAGTATCTGTAATGTATGCAACTTTTAGTCCTTTTTTAGATTTTCCAAGTATTTCTGATGGCTTTATAATTTTTCCGTTTACCAATATTTCTTTTCCATCTTGTAGGGCTTTTCTAATAGGCCCTTTAGGAATATTTAGCTCTTCTGCTTTTTCTGTGTTGAATTTGCCGGGTTTATCTTTTTCTATAAATAAATATCCAACACATTCTATTGAATGTTTTAGTTTAGTGTATTCAATTTTTTTTGTTTTATCTTCATATATTATTTTTTCGGTTTTATCTATGATTATTTCTTTATAAATTATTTCATAGTTTTTATATATTTTAAGCATATTTATATTAGCTTGTGTATAGTTTTTTATTCCAACAGGTCCAGCGATTATTAATGGTTCTTTTCTTGTTTCTCCACTTTGTGACATTAGCATTACTATTCCAAGTAGTCCCGTGATGTGGTCAGCATGTAAGTGTGTAATGCAAATCATTTTTATTTTTTGCCAGGATATTTTTTGTTTCCTTAAAGACATTTGGGTTCCTTCACCACAATCGAACAAAAAGTTATCTCCATCGTATTCGATTAGTACGGATGACAAATATCTATTGTGGAGTGGCCTTGTTCCTCCAGTTCCTATGATATTAATATTAAATCCCAAAGATTATTCTCCTGGTTTGTTTTGTAAGTGTCAATTAATTTTATTTGCTTTGTTAAATCTTGTTTCACTCTTAGTTTCTCTTTGGATAAGAATTATTTTAGCTTAACTTAAACATTATATTATTTTTTTATGAATTTAGAAATATTAATAGTAGTCGTTTGTCAGTATGTATGGATTTAAAAATTTTGATTTTAAGAATGATCCAAAATATTGTAATATTTTGCATATCTTTTAATATTGTAATGATTTGGAATTTTGTCAATTTTTTCAATATTATTAACTAATAAATTAGATAAGTATGGAGCCATAGATACGCCCCTTGTTCCAAAACCATTTAATATAAAGATATTTTTATGCTTAGGATGTTCTCCCAAGAAAGGTTCTCTATCAAGAGTTGAAGGCCTTATATGTGCTTTTTGAGCAATGACCTTGCATTTTAGATTTGTTATTTTTTTAAATTTTTTCAATAGCTCTAATTTTGCCCATTCATTTGTAAGTGTATTCCAAGTGTTCCATTCGTAAGTGCCTCCAAGGTAAAATTTATTGCCTTTTAAGTGAATTAAAGATATGTGTCTATTGTAAATCTCTTTAAAGTTTAATTTTTTGCATTCTAATATAATGATTTCGCCTTTTGCAGGCTCAAATGGGAGATAAGAAAAAAATCCTTTGAGTTTTTCTTTATACCCTTTTGCAAATATTAATTTTTCAAATTTAAAATCTTCTATTTTGAAAAAACTTTCTCCAAGTTTAATTTTATTTTCGTTTATATTTTTGCTTATGTAAGAATTTTTTTCGATTAAGTATTTTTTAATATTTTTTATATATGTTTTTGTATTAACCCTGGCGCCTTTTATTATCATTCCGCCGTTAGAGTCGTTTGAGAAATTGTAAGTTTTTCCATCTTGTATTTTTAAAATAAAGTTTGTTATGTTTTTATTATTTTCAAGTTTATCAATCAGTTCATTTTTTTGATTTTCAGTAGTAAAGGGTCTAAAGATATTTTTTTCTATAAAAAATTTGGATTTAATGGTTTTTTCAATTTCTTGATAGTAGTTTTTTGCAAATTCAAAAATATGTGGTTCTTTCCAGGCAATGTTCATTTTTCTACCCATAATAGGATTAATAAGCCCGCCCGCTACCATTGTTGCTTTTGTATCTTCATTATCAAAAAGAATTACTTTTTTATTTCTTTTAAGCAGTTCGTAAGCAACGGTGCTTCCCGCTATTCCCCCTCCGATAACCGCAAATTCATGGTGCATTATAAACTCCTTTTTAATTTTACTTAATTTGTAAAATTTAGAGTATTTTTTAACTTTAATGAAGCTTGATTAAAGATTTATTAGTCTTTTGCTTTTCAGAAATTAAGTGCAATTGTTTAATTTTTGTGCTTTTTTATCATTTAAAAACCTTTTATTTTCAATTATAATATATCATTATGTTTTTGTATAAGGGATGTTTTATGACCGGGAAAGAAGATAATGATGCTTGTGTTTTGCATGATAAATCATTGAAGTTAGTTTTAAAGAGCAGATCAATAGTTATTGCTGGTGAGATTACCAAGGATGTTTCCAGGCTTTTTCAGGAAAAAATATTATTGCTAGAGGCTCTAGATTTTAAAAAGCCTATATTTGTGTATATTGATTCAGAAGGAGGCGACATTGATGCTGGATTTGCTATTTTTAATATGATTCGCTTTGTTAAGCCTAAAGTTTTTACAGTTGGAGTAGGGCTTGTTGCTAGCGCTGCTGCTTTAATTTTTTTGGCTGCAAAATTAGAAAATAGATTTTCACTGCCCTTTGCCAGATATTTATTGCACCAGCCCTTGAGTGGATTTAAGGGAGTTGCTACAGATATTGAGATTTACACTAATGAGTTAAATAAAGTTAAAAAAGAACTTAATAATATTATTTCAAAAGAAACGGGTCAAAAAATTTCTAAAATAGAAAAGGATACTGATAGAGATTTTTGGTTGGATAGTAGTGCTGCAAAAAAGTATGGGCTTGTATTTGAAGTTGTTGAGACAAAGTATCAACTTGAAGAGTTTATTTCCGCTTAGTGTTTTATTTTTTTCCTGTAATGTTGTAGATACAGATTTTAGTGTTTTGGAGTTTAAGGTTGCAAATTTTAATTTAAATGATGATTTTTCTCAAGGGTTACTTGATTCTGCTTATAATATTCTAAATCGAAGTTTTGATTTAATAATTATTAAGAATCTTAAGAATAAAAATGTTCTTGATTTAATTAATAATAGAGTTTTATTTAGAGCTTTTAAGAATGCTTATTTTATTGATCAAGGTAGTGGCCTTTCTGTTAGCATTCTTTCTAAGCGCAAAATAAATATTAAAGTTTTAAGTGTAATGCAAGATTCTTGCGATTTAAAATTAGGATTGCTTGTGGATTTTAAATTTGAGAATAATCACTATGGTATTGTTATTTATAATTTAAGCAAGGATTTTATTAAAAGTATTGCCAATTTGCAAATTAGTGAACAAATTTTATATTTAAAAGCCCAAATGGATAAATTGATGTTTATTTTAGATGAATCTGAATTTGTTATTTTTGATTTATTAATCAAAAATGGATTTTTTAGCTTAATAAATGATTCAAACTACACTTCAATGTTAGCAAATAAAATTGATTTTAGAGTTTTTTCTAATTTTTTTGCTAGGGTTTCTTTATATTCATTTATGTTTGTAATTGCAGATTATTTGCATAGCAATTATGTTGTTGAGAATTTTCCTCAAAAAATAGTTATCAATTGAGTTTTTATATTTATTTTCTTATTTAACTTGACATTGCAATATATTATTATTTATTATATTATTCTATGCCGAAGTGGTGGAATTGGTAGACACACAGGACTTAAAATCCTGAGGAGGAAGCTCGTACCGGTTCAAGTCCGGTCTTCGGTATTTTTAAATTTTTTATTTATATTTCTCAGCCAATTTTTTGTTTATAAAGATTCCCAGTATGAATGATGTTCCCAGAGATGTAAAAGATGTAAAGCCGATTTTAAAGTTCAATTTTAATACAATTAATATCATTTGTAGAATTGATCCAAAAATTAAGCCTTTTGATAAATAAATAAAATTATTTAAGTGCTTATCTATTATTTTCTTTATTATTAATATTGATGTAATTATTCCCATTGTTGCAGCAGCTGCAAATATTGTAATAAGAATAATGTTAAATTCAGACACAATAAGTATTATTTCTTTATAAAAGCCAAGCAGTAAAAGCATTGCAGATCCTGAGATTCCCGGTAAGATCATTGATGCTCCGCTTATTGTTCCAGAGGATATCAATAATAAGTAATATTTTATTGAGTTTTTGTCTTTAGGTATTGTACTTTGCAATTGTATATTAGATTCTTTGAGTATTAAGAAGAGTACAATAATGCTCATACCAATGAAAAACAATAAATTATTTAATATTTTTGTATTACTATTTATTTCTTTTATAGATATTTCTGTTTTTAGTGTTAGTATATTTCCAAATGCTAATCCTATGAAAAATACTATTAGCAGTGCTTCTATTATTCCATTGTCAAAAGCATAAGTTTTAAATATTTTTGCAGTTAATAATATTGAGGTTAACATTCCTGTTGCCAAAATAGTTAAAAACATTAAATTTTTTTTAATTTCTGTGAGCTTTAAGATTTCTGAGATGGAGTTTATTATTTTGTAATAAATTTTTAATATTAAAGCCAGCGTTCCCCCAGAAACCCCTGGGATTATGTTTGCAATTCCAAGTAAAATTCCCTTGATATAAATATTAAGCATTTTTATTTTTAAACTTTGAGTATTTTAAATTTAAATGCCTTATCTGTCATCGCCTTCGCCATTTATTGTTCCATTTTCATGTCGTTTTTGTATTTTTTTTAGGTTTGTGAGGGCAACATCTTCAAGCGTAATGCCTAAATTATTGCTTAAACTTGACAAGTACCATAATACGTCCCCAAGCTCTTTTTTAATTGATATTAAATACTCATCATCAATAATGTAATTTTTATCTCTTCCCAATTTTTTTATTTTTTCAACAACTTCTCCAGTTTCACCAGCAAGACCAAGTGTTGTTAAAATTAATTCTTCTTTTTTATTTTTGTATTTAGCAGTTTTTTTTGCTTTTTCTTGGTATTCGTTTAGCTCCATGTTGAGAGACAGTTTATTACAGTTTGTTATTATTTGCAAGTCCAAATAGGATTTATTTTTTTTATGTTTTTTATTATATTTGATTAATTAATCGTTAAAGAATTTATAGTATGAGTAAAATTTTTTTATTATTTAATGCAGGTTTCTTTTTTTTAAAAATAATTTATGTTTTTTCTTATCCAGAAATAAAAAATTTCTCAAGGCAAGATCCTGTTTTTTCTGATCTTAAAATTAAAGTTTTAAAATATAACAAAAAACAACATATTCCTCTGTTTTTTTACTCATATAAAGTTAAAAAAGGGGATACTTTTTTTAAAATTGCCAATAAAATAAATGGATGGCAGTCCGGCATTGCTACTATTAATTTATTAGATTCTCCTGCTGTGAGTGTTGGGCAAGAGATTCTTATTCCCAGTAAAAAAGGAGTTTTTGTTTTTGATAGTAAAGATTATAGATTTAATAATTTGCTTTTAGCAACAAGGGATCTTGCTAAAGCTGAAAAGGTAAAAATTAAAAGGAACGACAGAGTTTATGAATTTTATTTTTTTGATTTTGTTAAGAATCCAGATTTTGGACTTTTTTCAGGCACAGAATTGCTTTTTTTCTTAAATGCCAATTTTATTTTTCCTTTAAAAAAATTTATTGTTAGTTCTGATTTTGGATTTAGAAATGACCCTTTCACTGGCAACAAAAGTTTCCATACAGGAATAGATCTTGCAGCTCCAATGAATGCTGAAGTGTATTCTTCTTCTTCTGGAATAGTTATTGAAGCTGGATACAATGATCTTTATGGGAATTTTGTTGTGGTTGGTCACAAAAATAATATTAAATCTCTTTATGGGCATTTAAATTTATATTCTGTAAAGATAGGTGATTTTGTTAAATCGGGAGAATTTCTTGGAANGGTTGGGCAAACGGGTCGCGCAACTGGTCCTCATTTGCACTTTGAAATATTAAAAAAAAATATTCCTATTAACCCTTTAAAGTTTTTAAAGTAAGGTCAGGCTCTGTAGCCAGCTAAATATATTAAATTATCAAATTGTATTGATTATTAACAAATAATGGTGTATAATTATTTGTTTGATAAAAATATTTTTA
The window above is part of the Borreliella burgdorferi B31 genome. Proteins encoded here:
- a CDS encoding GldG family protein, which translates into the protein MKNKENEVLNLTLNLTIIFLIFCNISIXIFKIDFTKHKAFTISKVTKNLFSSANETIYITYYNSGSLENYFAFPNQIKNFLISFSDASKCKVIYKEIDADKISTPLEHIGIPSQQIDLRDINQLSILKIYSGIEIIYEGKREVIPVVTEISNLEYDLANGLDKLINNTKKVLGLAFGDSTLKEAHKNFSEIMKKAFGIEIKEIDLKTEKLEDIRKDINGLFIIGAKEIDEEIAKKIDDFIVNDGKIFVATSTIDYNPQNPYGITPIKSSLFDLFESYGIKYNDNIILDKRAPTIFLGGNFQTYYPWILIDKSNIVKKDMPLLKNFYTATIPWSSSLELIKKDETEVKFLPLFASSKQSWQVKEPNLSNISLNAFEVPNKFEENKTKILGYAIEGKIKSPYKDQYSKNSKIILTGSSMIFSDYMYNGSPSNFELSGRISDYLMQKEEFFNIKSREVRAKLKFASSSNEMVNAKFSLIIVNLIILPTIILIFGLVRFTRKRKAN
- a CDS encoding ABC transporter permease produces the protein MKIDLKQSLSLSKKELKILFGTPTAYVVMLFFLIFINFSFIFLSGFFIKDNASLTSYFSSMPIILMLVLPALSMGVFSEEHKTGSIELLYALPLSPQEIVLGKFITLKIFTLILFSLTLPLTIMTIFMGEFDLGIILLQYLGIILYSLSVLSMGTFISSITKSQIVSYILTVFTLILILFSGKLVMIFGKENIIGEILNFVSITNHFSYFNMGILNLSDFIYFITFTVTFLILSTHSITLKKWR
- a CDS encoding ABC transporter ATP-binding protein; this translates as MINVEKVTKMYGPFTALFNVSFKVEEGEVLGILGPNGAGKSTLIKILTSFHYPSKGNVKIFGKDIVEHSKEILQQIGYVPEKLALYPELSVKEYLKFISEIKGVKKLKKEIDRVISIFKLKEVEDKLISQLSKGFRQRVGIAGALINNPKLVILDEPTNGLDPNQIIEFKEFLRELAKESTILFSSHILSEVESICKRIIIVNNGVIVADDTKENIIKNKLKEIEIELIVSKKSENEKKIFNSKNDIFSLIKLEEHEKDLNISLKLSQGKTEEDLFSYIVKNNIILKAMIPKHESLEKIFSKLTKEREK
- a CDS encoding ribonuclease Z, with translation MGFNINIIGTGGTRPLHNRYLSSVLIEYDGDNFLFDCGEGTQMSLRKQKISWQKIKMICITHLHADHITGLLGIVMLMSQSGETRKEPLIIAGPVGIKNYTQANINMLKIYKNYEIIYKEIIIDKTEKIIYEDKTKKIEYTKLKHSIECVGYLFIEKDKPGKFNTEKAEELNIPKGPIRKALQDGKEILVNGKIIKPSEILGKSKKGLKVAYITDTGYFKELIQQIKNFNLVIIESTFKNELKKEADKKLHLTAGGAANIVKQAKVLQTGLIHFSERYTLRKDLENLLKEAKLEHPDGEIFLTRDGMRLEANKNNFIIK
- a CDS encoding NAD(P)/FAD-dependent oxidoreductase; translation: MHHEFAVIGGGIAGSTVAYELLKRNKKVILFDNEDTKATMVAGGLINPIMGRKMNIAWKEPHIFEFAKNYYQEIEKTIKSKFFIEKNIFRPFTTENQKNELIDKLENNKNITNFILKIQDGKTYNFSNDSNGGMIIKGARVNTKTYIKNIKKYLIEKNSYISKNINENKIKLGESFFKIEDFKFEKLIFAKGYKEKLKGFFSYLPFEPAKGEIIILECKKLNFKEIYNRHISLIHLKGNKFYLGGTYEWNTWNTLTNEWAKLELLKKFKKITNLKCKVIAQKAHIRPSTLDREPFLGEHPKHKNIFILNGFGTRGVSMAPYLSNLLVNNIEKIDKIPNHYNIKRYAKYYNILDHS
- a CDS encoding ATP-dependent Clp protease proteolytic subunit, which gives rise to MTGKEDNDACVLHDKSLKLVLKSRSIVIAGEITKDVSRLFQEKILLLEALDFKKPIFVYIDSEGGDIDAGFAIFNMIRFVKPKVFTVGVGLVASAAALIFLAAKLENRFSLPFARYLLHQPLSGFKGVATDIEIYTNELNKVKKELNNIISKETGQKISKIEKDTDRDFWLDSSAAKKYGLVFEVVETKYQLEEFISA
- a CDS encoding undecaprenyl phosphate translocase family protein, producing MLNIYIKGILLGIANIIPGVSGGTLALILKIYYKIINSISEILKLTEIKKNLMFLTILATGMLTSILLTAKIFKTYAFDNGIIEALLIVFFIGLAFGNILTLKTEISIKEINSNTKILNNLLFFIGMSIIVLFLILKESNIQLQSTIPKDKNSIKYYLLLISSGTISGASMILPGISGSAMLLLLGFYKEIILIVSEFNIILITIFAAAATMGIITSILIIKKIIDKHLNNFIYLSKGLIFGSILQMILIVLKLNFKIGFTSFTSLGTSFILGIFINKKLAEKYK
- a CDS encoding nucleoside triphosphate pyrophosphohydrolase family protein translates to MELNEYQEKAKKTAKYKNKKEELILTTLGLAGETGEVVEKIKKLGRDKNYIIDDEYLISIKKELGDVLWYLSSLSNNLGITLEDVALTNLKKIQKRHENGTINGEGDDR
- a CDS encoding LysM peptidoglycan-binding domain-containing M23 family metallopeptidase; the encoded protein is MSKIFLLFNAGFFFLKIIYVFSYPEIKNFSRQDPVFSDLKIKVLKYNKKQHIPLFFYSYKVKKGDTFFKIANKINGWQSGIATINLLDSPAVSVGQEILIPSKKGVFVFDSKDYRFNNLLLATRDLAKAEKVKIKRNDRVYEFYFFDFVKNPDFGLFSGTELLFFLNANFIFPLKKFIVSSDFGFRNDPFTGNKSFHTGIDLAAPMNAEVYSSSSGIVIEAGYNDLYGNFVVVGHKNNIKSLYGHLNLYSVKIGDFVKSGEFLGXVGQTGRATGPHLHFEILKKNIPINPLKFLK